ATCGGCCCGCCAGATTGGCCGAAGATTTATCTGCTGATCGCGACGCCGAACGACGTGCCGCGGGCGCCCTGCTTCGTGGGGATGAACTTTGCCGGCAACCATCAGTTGACCGACGACCCGCGGGTGCGACTGCCCGATGGCTGGATGCCCGACCGACATCCGGGCGTCGTCGGCAATCGCGCCACCGACGCGGGCCGCGGCGGGCAGGCCGACGATTGGCCGCTCGCGGAGATCGTGCAGCGCGGCTATGCGGTCGCGACGTTCTACTGCGGCGATATTCAGCCCGATCGCCCCGATGTCCGCGAGGGGATGCGGGCGGCGCTCGAGGCCGATGGCGAAGCCGATCCCGCGGAGACGGCGACCATCATGTGGTGGGCGTGGGGCATCCAGCAGGCGGTCGACTACTTGCGCACCGATGATGCGATCGATCCCGATCGCATCGCGGTCGTCGGGCACTCGCGGCTCGGCAAAACGGCGCTATTGGCCGGGGCCCTCGACGAGCGGATCGCGCTGACCGTCGCCAATCAGGCGGGCTGCGGCGGCAGCGGGCCGAGCCGGCACGATGATCCGAAGGCGGAAACGGTGCGGATCATCACCGAGAAGTTCCCGCATTGGTTCGCGGGCAACTTCACGAAGTTCGGCGACGATCCGTCGCGTTTGCCGGTCGACCAAAACTGCCTGGTGGCCATGTGCGCGCCGCGGCCGGTACTGTTCACCGCGGCTGCCGATGATTTGTGGGCCAATCCGTCGGGGCAGTTCGAGGTGCTGCAAGCGGCGGCGCCGGTTTACGAACTACTCGGCGTCGACGGCCTGAAAGCGGACGCGATGCCCGCCGCCGATGCGCCGCTCTTGGGCGACGGCCGGCTTGGCTATTGGATCCGCAGCGGTAAGCACTCGATGACGCCGGCCGACTGGAATATCTACATGGACTTCGCGGATCGGTGGATGAAGTAGGAAATGAATCGCTTCTACATCAAGCTCGGCGTGGTCGCGTTCCTCGGAGCGGCACTCGTCATGCTCGCCGCTCGCCAGCAGACGCCTCCCCGAGCGACGCGGGCCGAAGTCGATGACATGCTGCACAGCTACTTCGCCGTCGACGGGAAGTCGCTAGCGATCGTCGACGCCGACGTCGGATTCTGGACCGAGGTTCCCAACTCGCTCCACATGAGAGTGCAAACAGATCGCGAGAGCGGGGAGCGATTGGCCTCGCAACTCGCCTCGCGCGCTGCAGTGGCCTACACAGGCTCC
This sequence is a window from Lacipirellula parvula. Protein-coding genes within it:
- a CDS encoding acetylxylan esterase, which encodes MTVGAARGEHPSPAVLPAHPALPDPLVMQDGTRVASAAAWRQARRPELLELFETYVYGRVPQGPAYDSQTPLAHRVLFEDRRAFDGIGTLREVELTIGPPDWPKIYLLIATPNDVPRAPCFVGMNFAGNHQLTDDPRVRLPDGWMPDRHPGVVGNRATDAGRGGQADDWPLAEIVQRGYAVATFYCGDIQPDRPDVREGMRAALEADGEADPAETATIMWWAWGIQQAVDYLRTDDAIDPDRIAVVGHSRLGKTALLAGALDERIALTVANQAGCGGSGPSRHDDPKAETVRIITEKFPHWFAGNFTKFGDDPSRLPVDQNCLVAMCAPRPVLFTAAADDLWANPSGQFEVLQAAAPVYELLGVDGLKADAMPAADAPLLGDGRLGYWIRSGKHSMTPADWNIYMDFADRWMK